Proteins from a genomic interval of Medicago truncatula cultivar Jemalong A17 chromosome 3, MtrunA17r5.0-ANR, whole genome shotgun sequence:
- the LOC11442306 gene encoding E3 ubiquitin-protein ligase WAV3 yields MKMGTGWRRAFCTRDPESTISDNKNNNNGSPNPSPRSCARLSFLSGGSSNPSTPRLHQSKSQPVSSPSLRCRTITEAASQITNDSPRFQSSTPRSTKSPRVNSISNPTSPRSPLKLSLFKNSFKFRSSCGICLNSVKTGQGKAIYTAECAHAFHFPCIAAHVRNHATLVCPVCNATWKDVPLLAAHKNLASSQQIPNAIPNHKIPTVNPSPVIRTKNVDHSQQQQQTKPSESTRSYDDDEPLLLSPTSGGGRINTIPEADENAEEEDDDNCEFQGFFVNTKPTSTANKTYSDYIQTNDGVGDSRTVQVKLMPECAIVSVSRTHETYALVLKVKAPPPLRGGTNTLDPSRRAPIDLVTVLDVGGSMSSAKLHMLKRAMRLVISSLGPSDRLSIVAFSSISKRLLPLRRMTAQGQRLARRIVDRLVTGEGNSVSEALRKATTVLEDRRERNPVASVMLLSDGQDEKVNNSKNQNQRKMYNHASSTRFAHIEIPVHAFGFGSKSGYSHEPGEDAFAKCVGGLLSVVVQDLRVQLGFQSDSARAEINAIYSCSGRPTLLSLGAVRLGDLYAEEERELLVEMRVPASALGYGTHHVMTVRCLYKDPASQEIVYGREQGLTVQLPQNQSQNIRSSGTRIERLRNLFITTRAIAESRRLLDHNSDFTSAHHLLASARSLLIQSGSASAEQYVRGLEAELAELHWRRQQEQVQVEVQQQQMMIQRRRGCENMVDENGEPLTPTSAWRAAEKLAKMAMVKKSLNKVSDLHGFENARF; encoded by the exons ATGAAAATGGGTACTGGTTGGAGAAGAGCCTTTTGTACACGAGACCCTGAATCTACCATATCAGAtaataagaacaacaacaacggaAGTCCAAATCCTAGTCCAAGAAGCTGTGCTAGATTGAGTTTTCTTTCTGGTGGTAGTAGTAATCCTTCAACTCCACGTTTGCACCAATCTAAATCTCAACCAGTTTCTAGTCCAAGTCTTCGTTGTCGAACAATAACTGAAGCAGCTTCTCAAATAACAAATGATAGCCCCAGATTTCAAAGTAGCACCCCAAGATCAACAAAATCCCCTAGAGTTAACTCAATATCAAATCCTACTTCTCCTCGCTCTCCTTTGAAGTTGTCCCTCTTCAAAAACAGCTTCAAATTCAGG AGTAGCTGTGGAATCTGTTTGAATAGCGTGAAAACGGGGCAGGGGAAGGCAATATACACAGCAGAATGTGCACATGCTTTTCATTTCCCTTGCATAGCAGCACATGTACGCAACCATGCTACCCTTGTTTGCCCTGTCTGCAACGCCACATGGAAAGACGTTCCTCTTCTAGCGGCGCACAAGAATCTTGCTTCTTCACAACAAATTCCCAATGCAATTCCAAACCACAAAATACCTACAGTAAATCCCTCTCCTGTTATCAGAACCAAGAACGTGGATCACtctcaacaacagcaacaaacaAAGCCTTCTGAATCAACAAGATCCTACGACGATGATGAGCCTCTCCTCCTTTCTCCAACTTCTGGTGGTGGAAGGATTAACACTATTCCCGAAGCAGATGAAAATgcagaggaagaagatgatgacAACTGCGAGTTTCAAGGATTTTTCGTAAACACTAAACCTACATCCACCGCTAACAAAACCTACTCCGATTACATTCAAACCAACGACGGAGTCGGTGATTCAAGAACTGTTCAGGTGAAGTTAATGCCAGAATGTGCAATTGTATCAGTTTCCAGAACACACGAAACATACGCTTTGGTTTTGAAAGTAAAAGCACCACCACCACTCCGCGGCGGAACCAACACACTTGATCCTTCACGGCGAGCTCCGATAGATCTTGTTACAGTTCTCGATGTTGGTGGAAGCATGTCCAGCGCAAAGCTTCACATGCTAAAACGCGCGATGCGTTTGGTTATTTCATCTCTTGGTCCTTCTGATAGGCTTTCTATTGTTGCTTTTTCGTCTATTTCCAAACGACTCTTACCGTTGAGAAGAATGACGGCTCAAGGTCAACGTTTGGCTCGGCGCATCGTTGACCGGCTTGTTACCGGTGAAGGTAACAGCGTTAGTGAAGCTTTGAGAAAAGCAACTACAGTTTTGGAGGATCGTAGAGAAAGAAACCCGGTTGCTAGCGTCATGCTATTATCCGACGGTCAAGATGAAAAGGTTAACAATAGTAAGAATCAAAATCAACGGAAGATGTATAACCACGCTTCTTCAACCCGGTTCGCTCATATTGAAATTCCGGTTCACGCGTTTGGGTTTGGTAGCAAAAGCGGTTATAGTCATGAACCGGGTGAGGATGCATTTGCAAAATGTGTTGGCGGTCTTTTGAGTGTTGTGGTTCAGGATTTAAGAGTTCAACTTGGCTTTCAATCTGATTCGGCCCGGGCCGAGATTAATGCTATATACTCTTGCAGTGGAAGGCCCACGCTGTTGAGCTTAGGAGCCGTACGGCTCGGCGATTTATACgctgaagaagaaagagagCTTTTGGTGGAGATGAGAGTTCCAGCGTCAGCTTTGGGGTATGGGACCCACCATGTGATGACGGTAAGGTGTCTTTATAAAGACCCCGCAAGTCAAGAGATAGTATACGGCAGAGAACAGGGACTTACAGTGCAACTACCTCAGAATCAATCTCAGAATATACGATCATCAGGAACAAGAATCGAACGGTTGAGGAATCTTTTCATAACAACACGAGCCATAGCTGAGTCGAGGAGGCTTTTAGATCATAACAGTGACTTCACAAGTGCTCATCATTTACTTGCTTCAGCTCGTTCTCTTTTGATACAATCTGGCTCGGCTTCAGCGGAGCAATATGTTCGTGGCTTGGAAGCTGAGCTAGCGGAGCTTCATTGGAGGAGACAACAAGAACAGGTTCAAGTTGAGGTTCAGCAGCAACAAATGATGATTCAAAGAAGAAGAGGGTGCGAAAATATGGTGGATGAAAACGGTGAGCCACTTACCCCTACATCAGCTTGGAGAGCGGCTGAGAAGCTGGCTAAGATGGCTATGGTCAAGAAGTCTTTGAATAAAGTCAGTGACTTACATGGTTTCGAAAATGCTAGGTTTtaa
- the LOC11437109 gene encoding glutamyl-tRNA reductase 1, chloroplastic: MAVSTTFSGPKLESLFLKSSSRLPTPTHLSVFGKPRTTFIQKGIIRCDAQNSDQTIASTTTLSALELLKTSAADRYTKERSSIVVIGLSVHTAPVEMREKLAIPEAEWPRAIAELCSLNHIEEAAVLSTCNRMEIYVVALSQHRGVKEVMEWMSKTSSVPVSELCEHRFLLYNKDATQHLFQVSAGLESLVLGEGQILAQVKQVVKVGQGVNGFGRNISGLFKHAITVGKRVRAETNIAAGAVSVSSAAVELAYMKLPEASHDNARMLIIGAGKMGKLVIKHLVSKGCTRMVVVNRTEERVAAIREELKDIEIIYKPLSEMLSCVCEADVVFTSTASETPLFMKDDVKDLPPASQDVGGLRLFIDISVPRNVGSCVSDIESVRVYNVDDLKEVVAANKEDRLRKAMEAQAIIGEELKQFEAWRDSLETVPTIKKLRAYAERIRVAELEKCLGKMGDDISKKTRKAVDDLSRGIVNRMLHGPMQHLRCDGSDDRTLTETLENMHALNRMFSLETEISVLEQKVRAKVEQNQK; encoded by the exons ATGGCCGTTTCAACCACTTTCTCCGGTCCCAAATTGGAGTCACTATTCCTCAAATCTTCTTCGAGGCTACCCACTCCCACCCATTTATCAGTTTTTGGGAAACCCAGAACTACTTTCATTCAAAAAGGAATTATTCGATGTGATGCTCAAAATTCTGATCAAACTATTGCTAGCACCACCACCCTTTCTGCTCTTGAGCTCCTCAAAACTTCTGCAGCTGATA GGTACACAAAGGAAAGGAGCAGCATTGTCGTCATTGGGCTCAGTGTGCACACTGCTCCGGTAGAAATGCGTGAAAAACTTGCCATTCCGGAAGCAGAATGGCCTAGAGCTATTGCAGAGTTGTGCAGTCTCAATCATATTGAAGAAGCAGCTGTTCTGAGCACCTGCAACCGAATGGAGATATATGTCGTCGCTCTGTCCCAACACCGTGGTGTCAAAGAGGTCATggaatggatgtcaaaa ACAAGTTCCGTTCCTGTTTCAGAGCTTTGCGAGCACCGATTTTTACTTTACAACAAAGATGCCACACAGCATCTTTTTCAAGTATCAGCTGGTCTTGAGTCTCTTGTATTGGGAGAAGGTCAAATTCTTGCTCAGGTTAAGCAAGTTGTCAAAGTTGGACAAGGAGTTAACGGCTTTGGAAGAAACATTAGTGGTCTATTCAAGCACGCAATAACTGTCGGAAAAAGGGTTAGAGCAGAGACTAATATTGCTGCTGGGGCAGTTTCTGTGAGTTCAGCCGCTGTGGAGTTGGCCTATATGAAGCTACCTGAAGCCTCACATGATAATGCCAGGATGCTGATTATCGGTGCTGGGAAGATGGGAAAGCTGGTGATCAAACATTTGGTTTCGAAAGGTTGCACAAGGATGGTTGTTGTCAATAGGACCGAGGAGAGAGTTGCTGCAATACGCGAAGAACTGAaggatattgaaataatttacaAACCTCTTTCAGAAATGCTCTCTTGTGTTTGTGAAGCAGATGTAGTATTCACCAGTACAGCATCAGAAACCCCATTATTCATGAAAGATGATGTCAAGGACCTTCCTCCAGCAAGTCAAGATGTTGGAGGCCTTCGCCTTTTCATTGACATTTCTGTTCCTCGAAATGTTGGTTCATGTGTCTCAGATATTGAATCTGTTCGAGTTTACAATGTTGATGACCTTAAAGAGGTTGTGGCTGCCAACAAAGAGGATCGGCTTAGAAAAGCAATGGAAGCGCAGGCGATCATTGGTGAAGAGTTGAAACAATTTGAAGCTTGGAGAGACTCACTGGAAACTGTTCCtaccataaaaaaattgagagccTATGCTGAAAGGATCAGGGTTGCTGAGCTTGAGAAATGCTTGGGTAAGATGGGTGATGATATCTCAAAGAAGACGCGGAAAGCTGTGGATGATCTTAGTCGGGGTATTGTGAATAGGATGCTTCATGGTCCAATGCAACATTTAAGGTGTGATGGGAGTGACGACCGAACTCTAACTGAGACCCTTGAGAACATGCATGCTTTGAATAGAATGTTCAGCCTAGAGACTGAAATATCTGTTTTGGAGCAGAAAGTTCGAGCTAAGGTGGAACAAAACCAGAAGTGA